In Pungitius pungitius chromosome 2, fPunPun2.1, whole genome shotgun sequence, a single window of DNA contains:
- the il17rel gene encoding putative interleukin-17 receptor E-like, with protein sequence MFLWVALLMSHCCSGLDGAAADQTGLERIEECGTRCSQGLQCKTKPNNWFPPPCQNPAEGVNRSSVFHNVDLSTVMRCEGRQKCSLHLRVKTAIKLTESIHGLSVCTVTAGMMANCQMFSFRRGSRHRLSGLKVEVENDCTDISPRQRVQVTVETVPSYCDVTWTGTYEAPDCLSEDLRRHVPECITGRLSYDVNPKRKELKVSASDTLEDHDYHLRLCHKDFICAGTGAYKLIKKGERVKSAILPYSRPLPCLCIEGWSAVMDASRVQICPFEHRLEELWSGINFDPIEETLSWEPICPVTATVGLCQKRADGACVDLLHGSQNVSRKKITFTKVDPHPQLCMKFTVGHQSWTRCPFADARFQAWEVVVSGQQGQEAVKVLSQVPATFSVGLCVAPEGLTSCQITHTYTLHVEEHNPVGLNLKGEPCNSCFQVERLDVTFAATVTHCLEQCNQTEARGPVITSRVPWDSSWVILPLAVILFGVIIFTLALHVLLTVYQKRKQNMTGGCVSEKRTDPDSYCAVILLKPQPPVHGGFLIPDSPQCGNTEEANLIS encoded by the exons ATGTTCCTGTGGGTCGCCCTGCTGATGTCTCACTGTTGTTCGGGTCTGGATGGAGCTGCAGCCGACCAAACGGGATTGGAGCGGATAGAGGAATGTGGTACCAGGTGTTCTCAG GGCCTCCAGTGCAAGACCAAGCCCAACA ATTGGTTTCCTCCTCCGTGTCAAAACCCAGCTGAAGGTGTGAACCGCTCCTCTGTGTTCCACAACGTCGACCTCTCCACCGTCATGCGCTGTGAGGGGAGGCAGAAGTGCTCTCTGCACCTCAGAGTCAAGACCGCAATCAAACTTACTG AGTCCATCCATGGTTTGTCCGTCTGCACCGTCACCGCGGGGATGATGGCCAACTGCCAAATGTTCAGCTTCAGAAGAGGGTCGAGACACCGACTCTCTGGGCTAAAG GTCGAAGTTGAGAATGATTGCACTGACATTTCTCCACGGCAACGTGTGCAAGTAACAGTGGAAACAGTGCCGAGCTACTGCGACGTAACCTGGACAGGAACATACGAAGCTCCAG ATTGCCTCAGTGAAGATTTGCGCAGGCATGTCCCAGAATGCATCA CTGGGCGGCTATCATATGATGTCAACCCAAAGAGGAAGGAGCTGAAAGTCAGTGCGTCGGACACGTTGGAGGATCACGACTACCACCTCCGTCTGTGCCACAAGGATTTCATCTGCGCTGGCACAGGGGCCTATAAACTG ATAAAGAAGGGGGAACGTGTCAAGAGTGCCATTCTTCCGTACTCCCGACCTTTGCCCTGCCTCTGCATCGAG GGGTGGTCGGCTGTGATGGATGCCTCGAGAGTTCAGATCTGCCCGTTTGAACACC GCCTCGAAGAGCTGTGGTCTGGAATTAACTTTGATCCCATCGAAGAGACGCTGTCATGGGAGCCCATCTGCCCCGTGACTGCCACGGTTGGCTTGTGTCAGAAAAGGGCCGACGGCGCCTGTGTGGATCTGCTTCACGGCTCACAGAATGTTAGCAGGAAAAAG ATTACATTTACTAAAGTGGATCCACACCCCCAGCTGTGCATGAAG TTCACTGTAGGCCATCAGTCCTGGACCAGGTGCCCCTTTGCCGACGCCAGATTCCAAG CATGGGAGGTGGTTGTGTCGGGACAACAGGGTCAGGAAGCCGTAAAGGTGTTGTCCCAGGTCCCTGCAACGTTTTCTGTGGGGCTGTGTGTGGCGCCTGAAGGCTTGACTTCGTGCCAGATCACCCACACGTACACCCTGCACGTG gAGGAACATAATCCTGTTGGCTTAAACCTGAAAGGGGAGCCATGCAACTCTTGTTTCCAG GTGGAGAGGCTCGACGTGACGTTTGCTGCCACAGTCACTCACTGTCTTGAGCAATGCA ATCAAACAGAGGCCCGTGGACCTGTCATTACCAGTCGAGTGCCTTGGGATTCAAGTTGGGTCATTTTACCCCTTGCAGTCATCCTCTTTGGTGTCATCATTTTCACTCTGGCGCTCCACGTACTTTTAACCG TTTATCAAAAGCGGAAACAAAACATGACTGGAGGATGTGTCTCTGAAAAGAGAACAG ATCCTGATTCTTACTGTGCAGTCATTTTATTAAAACCTCAACCTCCTGTACATGGAGGGTTCCTCATCCCAGATTCTCCACAGTGTGGGAACACTGAGGAGGCCAACTTAATCTCTTAA